In Clostridium sp. DL-VIII, the following proteins share a genomic window:
- a CDS encoding aldo/keto reductase, protein MEAKIINIEAESYIIKSINDVIILNNGVEIPQHGFGIYLINEEKEGYNSINKALEVGYRSFDTAQFYENEKLIGKILSESGIKRSELFITTKVADFNQGYDSTIRSVEQSLKDLRLDEIDLLLIHWPSKKHFFETWNALEKLYDEKLVRAISVSNYEIHHLYKF, encoded by the coding sequence ATGGAAGCTAAAATTATTAATATAGAGGCGGAATCTTATATTATTAAATCAATTAATGATGTTATAATTTTAAATAATGGTGTTGAAATTCCACAACATGGTTTTGGTATTTATCTAATTAATGAAGAAAAAGAAGGATATAATTCTATTAATAAGGCATTAGAAGTTGGATATCGTTCTTTTGATACAGCACAATTCTATGAAAATGAAAAATTAATCGGAAAAATATTAAGTGAATCTGGAATAAAAAGAAGTGAATTATTTATTACTACTAAGGTAGCTGATTTTAATCAAGGATATGACAGTACTATTAGATCGGTAGAACAATCTTTAAAAGATTTACGGTTAGATGAAATAGATCTTTTATTAATTCATTGGCCCAGTAAAAAACATTTTTTCGAAACTTGGAATGCATTGGAAAAGTTATATGATGAAAAACTTGTCCGAGCTATAAGTGTAAGTAATTATGAAATTCATCATTTATATAAATTTTAA
- a CDS encoding transposase: protein MSADNARYHHFKGIDDFLEGIKNISFLYLPPYCSELNAIEHLWKNLRQAVIHNTVFEVFSQLIQQVKSHLDALNLDKGKLKKLCYFIQ from the coding sequence TTGAGCGCGGACAATGCTAGGTATCATCATTTTAAAGGTATAGATGATTTCTTAGAAGGTATAAAAAATATTTCTTTTTTATACCTTCCACCATATTGTTCTGAGTTAAATGCAATTGAGCACCTTTGGAAAAACTTACGCCAAGCTGTAATTCATAATACTGTATTTGAAGTTTTTTCTCAGTTAATTCAACAAGTTAAGTCACATTTAGATGCATTAAATTTGGACAAGGGTAAACTAAAAAAGCTTTGTTATTTTATACAGTAG